From the Macaca nemestrina isolate mMacNem1 chromosome 2, mMacNem.hap1, whole genome shotgun sequence genome, the window ctacactccagctgggtgacagagtgagactccatttcaaaaatcagtaacaaaatgAAGTCTTGTCAGTAGAGTATGTTTCTGGTATCACAAATCTTATCCACAAAGGCCATGAGGACAAAGTGTATACAAAACTGACTTGGAGAACATCAAACATACTTCACATTGCCCTTGACTCTTTCATTCTTTGTTTCCAATTATCTATGAAAATGGACCCAGGATGAGTCCTCATGAATTGCCTTTGAGAAAACAAGAACATTGACAGAAAACAAATTACAACAGTTCAATTAGATCATGTGCCTTAACTTACTGTAGACAGAGAAATTCTGCAGATAGTGGGCCCAGAGTGAGCAAACTACCGAAGAATTCACAGCCACCACACCAATGTGTAAATGCTTGGAGCCTCCAggttacatttattttgtaccaAGCAAAACAGAACATAACTCTATAGTCGAGTTACCTCTTCTTTTAAGGAACGAATAAAGCCGTAAATATTGTTGAACATGGAGAGACAGATTGTGGTCAAGCTCAAAATAAGCCCAGTGAATGGACAATATCTCTGGGTTATGACCTGGGGTTCTTCAGGGAGAATGGTTGGCCTAGAAAGAAGCCACTGGATGAATTCTTCTAACTTGGTAGCACTGAGGAAAAATGTCCATTTTCCTCCATGAACAAAAGTTAGCTTGATCCATGTACTGAAGTCTGggtaaatgtaaatatttggCTTTGCTGTTTCAAAGTTCCTTGATGCATTTTGATGGTTACGTTTCTTCAGAGTTTTAATTTGGGGAGAAATTGTTATTTTCTCAAGATGGTCAGTGGACTTTGGATAACTGGGCACTTTCTCTGGTTCTGCTGAAGAGATTTCCCTGTCTGTAGAGGCCAATGTGTTCTTCAGAGTTGCTGGTTGTATGAGTTTGTAAAGCAGTTCTGTGATTTCTTCACCCCTTTCTCCCTCCGGAATCTCTAGACAATGTATCCTGGAGTAGGAATTCTGCTTTTCCAGTTCTGTCACCTTCTTCTTTAAGGCCTTGATGTCTTCTTTCATAGAGAGGATATCTTTAGTTGTTGTGCATTGTTTGTCTTCATTAACATTCATTCTGGTTTCCAGGACCTCCATCTGTTTTTGGTACAAGTCAGTCTTTTCATGGACTTTTGGTATCGCATGGACAATGTCAGTCATTTGGCTGAAAAGTTCAACTTGAGCAGTTTTAACATCTTGGAGCACTACTGTAAGATTCATTTTTCCGTCATAACTAACATCATCTTGATTACAATCATCAGATGTCACAGTTGGATATCTAGTTGAATCTTGGTGCCGAATCTTACATTTGtggtaaacatttttaaaagactgtctGACCTTGGAGACATTTGAAGTCCACATTTCCCTAGCAGCAGCTTTTACCCTTTTGGTGTGAAGTGTGTACATCTTTCATGGTGAAACAAGAGGCAAGGTGTTGGAAAACATAGAATCACAGGAAGAAATAATGTATGAATGAAATGGTCTTTCTCTTACTATTTGTTGGATGCCTTTCCTGATAACATCATAGAACACTCTGTGGAAATCATCAGCCACAGCAGTAGAATCTCTTAGGTGATTAGCTTCTTATAGAGCAGCCCAACTGGAGAGCTCTGTGAAATAATACTCAACTGCATGGAATCCTTCATATGGTAATCATTGACTTGCTGCTGATGTCACAATGACTGCTGACTTAGAAAAAACACATTTAACTACAGCAGTTCTCAAAAGTTTGGTCATAGGGCTCTTTTTCAATCATAAAAATTGTTGAGCAGCCTTAGCAACATAGAAAACACCCATtgctacaaaacattaaaaaattagccagccatggtggtgcatgcctgtagtctcagctacgtgggaggctgaggtgggaggatcacttgagcatgggggGGTGGAGGCTATAGTGTGCCATGATAGtactactgcactctagtctgggtgacagtgtgagactccatctcaaaaaaataaaaataaataaaaatgaaaaattattgaggatcacacagattttgtttatttgggttaTATCTACCTACATTTTGTAGtagatattaaaattaagaaagtcttagatatttacttattaatttaaattaaaaaacccaTTACTTGTTAacataaatgatatattttttataaaacataatttggTTTTCTAAAAAATACGAGAAGAGTGGCATTGTTTTGCATATCTGCAAATGTTTTAAATACCTGAATTAATAGAAGATAACTAGATTCTCGTATCTGCTTCTGCATTATATCTGTTGTGACATATTGTTTTGAttgaagcatatgaagaaaaaatagcCTCATGGAGATACATAAATGGAAAGGGGAGAGTATTTTCATAGCCTTTTAAGATAATTGAGGATATTATTCTTTGCTACTTTATGAAAATTTGACAAATGATATTTTTTTAGAAGTTAGCTGTAATGTGTCATTTTAGGCCAAATCAATGAACTTTCATACTTTGTTATATTAATAGTCACtggtctatttttttattttgaatagatGCATAATATCATGTATTGGTCATTTGACAAACA encodes:
- the LOC105477535 gene encoding coiled-coil domain-containing protein 54, which produces MYTLHTKRVKAAAREMWTSNVSKVRQSFKNVYHKCKIRHQDSTRYPTVTSDDCNQDDVSYDGKMNLTVVLQDVKTAQVELFSQMTDIVHAIPKVHEKTDLYQKQMEVLETRMNVNEDKQCTTTKDILSMKEDIKALKKKVTELEKQNSYSRIHCLEIPEGERGEEITELLYKLIQPATLKNTLASTDREISSAEPEKVPSYPKSTDHLEKITISPQIKTLKKRNHQNASRNFETAKPNIYIYPDFSTWIKLTFVHGGKWTFFLSATKLEEFIQWLLSRPTILPEEPQVITQRYCPFTGLILSLTTICLSMFNNIYGFIRSLKEEVTRL